The genomic DNA CTTTTGTTGTTGTGGCCGAAAACACAAACAATGAAATAATTAAAACTGCTTGATTGAAGCTGTTTTTCGTATACTTAATGTACTTTTTTACCATCGTATATTGTTATTGTTATTTTTTTTAAAGCTTTTAAAGTTCCATAGAAGGGGAAGACAGATAAGATTTTGAACTTTATTAACCGCAAATATAAATATTTTGACAACTTGCGCAACTTATGTTAAGTTTTTTTTATTTTTTTTGGCCAAATTGTAAATTCATAACTACAAGAAGAGGCTTATTTCAAAAGTGGAATCTATCTTCACATTTACTTTCATCATCACTTTTTTATTTAAAATGATCATTACACTTCATAGAAACAAACCAATGTTTGCTAATGTTTCAAACAAGGATACTTTTTTAAACTTATCACAACTAGAGAGTTTTATTTTAGAAAACCAATTAGGTCCGGTTCAAATTCAAATTGGTTATCCAAAACAGTCAATTGTTAATAAATCGGGATTGATAATTGGCTCGGCAGCCAAGAGTCAAAAATTCGGATTGGATGATTTACTAAACCAGAAACTCAATGATCTTGACATTGATAAGAAAATACGATTGGCTCTCAATTTACCGCAACCCGAAGAAAAAAAAGCCCCGACCTTTGAGAGCATAATTATAACGCCATTCGAAAAGTATGAAGTAACCTTTAACACGCTGATGGATGAAATTCGCTTTGGAAACATATATGAAGTTAACTATTGCATACAAGCTCAAATAAATAATTTGGAGTTAGATGGAATGCGACTTTTTGCCAATCTGCTAACAGTAACACGTGCGCCTTATTGTAATTATACCGAAACAAAAGACGAGTTATTTATGGGCTTTAGCCCGGAACTATTTTTGCAAAAAAAAGGAAATACCCTTATAGCCAAGCCAATGAAAGGAACACGAAAACGAATTCACGATGATCAGGATAAAGACAATGCCCTAATACAAGAACTTGCTTCAAGTGTAAAAGAGCGTGCCGAAAATGTGATGATTGTTGACCTGATGCGAAACGATATGAGCAAGATTGCCAAGCCAAATTCAGTGAAGGTAACAGGCTTATTTGAAGTTGAAACATTTGCTACTGTGCACCAAATGACCTCGACCATAACCTGTGAGCTTAAAAATAATATTCGGTTTTCTGAAATTATAGAAGCCATGTTTCCAACCGGAAGTATGACAGGGGCACCCAAACACAGTGCTATGAATTTAATAGAACAAACTGAGCATGCGCCTCGCGAATGGTTTGCGGGTTGCAGTGGAATTATTTATGAAAATGGCGATTTTGATTTAAGCGTAAATATTAGATGCTTAATATATAATAAATTGTCAAAAAAAGGTGTGGTTTGGGCGGGCAGTGCTATCACTGCTTACGCCAATGCTAAGGATGAATATAACGAATGCCTCCTGAAGATGAAACCCATATTGAATGCCCTGGAAATTAACCGTTAACTTATTTTGAAGTTGCACCAAATTGAACAGCATATCAATTCTGTACTTGAGCCTGCCAAGAATCAAGACGCTATTTATTTGATGGCCGTAAGCGGAGGTTTGGATAGCATGGTACTTGCAACCATCCTGTATAAATTAAATATTAAGTTCGCTATAGCACATTGCAACTTTGGCTTACGCAATAAAGAGTCGGATGATGATGAGGCTTTTGTAGCACTGTTTTGCAAAGAGAAAAAAATTACTTGCCACACAACACGGTTTGAAACTTTTGCATTTGCAAAAGCACAAAAGATTTCGACACAAATGGCAGCAAGAGTGTTGCGATACGATTGGTTTCAGCAGCTGGCTGCAACCTACAACTACAAAGCAATAATAACCGCACATCATCAAGACGATTCGCTAGAAACGATATTAATAAATCTTTCGCGAAACACGGGTATTGGAGGCCTCGGTGGTATTCAAGGCCAGGCAGGGAATGTGGTCAGGCCTTTGATAACAATTTCCAGGCAAATGATTTTAAACTATGCAAAGGCAAACAAACTTGCATGGCGCGAAGATAGCAGCAATGAAAAAACTGATTACCTGCGCAATCAAATTAGACTTAAAACAATACCGGCATTACAAAAAATCAGCCCCGGTATAACGTCAAATTTAAATGTAGCCCTGCACAAAGTAAATTCATATCTCTCTCTTTCAAATTTTGAATTCAAAATTTGGGAGGCTGAGCATGTTTCTATGAGAAAAGGCTACTTTACTATCCCCTCTGAAAATTGCCTTCAACATGACCTGGCCGAAGATTTAGCTTTTTATCTCTTGAGCGAATTTGGTTTTAAAAACAGCACCTTAAAAGAAATCTTATTACGCAGTAATCAAAAAGGTAAACGCTTTTATTCCGAAAAATATGAATTGCTTACTACCGGAACGGAATGGATTATTAACCCATATCCCAAATCGAAACTAACATCCAACTCATTTTCAAAAAATAACTTGAATGAATTTAGCAGCGTAAGTGGCAATTTGTTTTTTACGAAAACACCAATTGCAGAAGTGGACATGGCTGCGATAAAATCTGATAACAATAAAAATATTGCGCATGTAGACTTTGACAAACTTGACAATCAAATTTGCGTACGTTATTTTGAAAATGGTGATAAAATAAAACCTCTTGGAATGAATGGTAAGCAAAAAAAACTTAGCGATATATTTATTGATGCAGGATATCATCTGGTAAAGAAACAAACTACTCCCTTGCTGTGCTCCCGTGAAAAAATATTTTGGATAGCAGGACTTAACCTGAGTGAAGATTATAAGATTACGCGTGATACAACCCACGTATTAAAATGTACATTTGCACCTGATGGCTTCTAATTACAAAATAATCTTTGAAGAAAAACAGCGGATGGGCTTCAACCTTTTTTCGCTGGTATTCAGACTAGCACTAGCTGCATTTTGTTTTATTGCCTATTACTACACGGATAATCGCGAAATAAATGGCGATTTATTGTTGCTCATCGGAATAGTGATTCTGGTAGTTTCTATTATGCTCTTTTTCATAACCCACCTTCATACAACCGTATATGGAACTAAGATGGTGCTTACCGGTGCTTGGAGTTTGCGAAAGGTGAAAATTGACTTAAACAATATTATTACAGCTGTAGAAACCGATTATAGTAATTACCTTTTCAACAACACTGCCTACAATCTTCATTTCAAAAATATTATACGGTTTTATACGTATGGTCGCAAAGCCATTAAGCTCATTGATAGAGATCAACAGGAATACCTGATAGGTACCCAACGCGGAACCGAACTTCTTAAACTGATTAATGAAATTATCCCTGAAAAAATAATTAGTACCTTTAAAATATTATAATAGCTCGTTCGATAACATTTAAAAAAAATAAGCATATGAAAAAATTGGTCTTTTAATTGGCCTGGTTATCCTGGCATTTATTCTTTACAGATTTTTTGCTGGAGGTTTTAATAGCATGACTCAGTATAGCGAAGATGTAAAGTCTCAGTGGGCACAAGTTGAAAACGTATATCAGCGCAGGGCAGACCTTATTCCCAATCTGGTATCGACTGTACAACAATACGCAGAGTTTGAAAAATCTACCCTGACCGCAGTAATTGAAGCGCGTAGTAGGGTATCACAAATAAAAATTGATGCCAGCAATATCACTCCTGAGCAATTGCAAAAATTTCAGGAGGCACAAGGGCAGCTTACTTCAGCATTAAGCAGGTTGTTAGTGGTGAGTGAACAATACCCAAACCTTAAGGCGAATGAGCAATTTATGGATTTGCAAAAACAATTAGAAGGCTCCGAAAACAGGATAACCGTTGAGCGTCAGAAATTTAATGACATTGCCAAAATTTATAACGTTTATATTAAGAGCTTTCCGCGTAACTTATTAGCTGGCATGTACAATTTTACCGAGCGTCCTTATTTTCAGGCCGAAGCCGGTGCTGATAAAGCTCCTGATGTAGACAAATTATTCAAACGATAATCACGAGACCATTGGCCGACATCACCATTTTTACCGAAGAAGAACGCAATGCTATACTTGCTGCTATAGCCGAAGCTGAAAAAAATACTTCGGGCGAGATACGTGTGTTTATTGATGATCATTGCCACCAAAGTTCGCCACTCGACAAAGCGGCCTATACATTTAATCAGCTTGAAATGTATAATACAAAACTTAGAAACGGTGTGCTGATTTATTTATCCATACAAGACCGAAAATTTGCTATCATAGGTGATACAGGTATTCATGATAAAGTTGGTGATGGTTTCTGGCACAGCACCCGCGATATTATTATGGAGCACCTAAGAACAAATAAAGTAACCGAAGGTATTATTGCCGGTGTAAGAGAAGCTGGCAATGCGCTAAGCAAACATTTTCCATTTGAAAAAAGCGACCAAAACGAGTTACCCAACAACCTTATATTTGGTAACAACTAAATGATCACATTAAAACATATAGGGTTATGGTTACTAATCCTTGTTTCGATGTTTTGTGCCCGGGCACAAAACATACCTGAAGTTCCAAATCCGCCCAGGTTGGTAAATGATTATGCCAATGTGCTTTCACCTGCTGAAAAAGCTTTGCTTGAGCAAAAGCTGGTGGCTTACGATGACAGCACCTCCACCCAGCTTACCATTGTTCTTATTAATTCATTGGATGGGTATCCGATTGAAGTTTACGCAAACGAGCTTGCAAGTAAGTGGGGAATTGGAAGAAAAAAGAAACAATGGCTTATTATTACTTGCAGCTATTGCCGACCGTAAAATAAGAATTGAAGTGGGTTACGGCCTTGAAGGCGCTATACCTGACATAAGCGCAAACAGGATTATCCGCGAGCAAATAAAACCATATTTTAAACAAGGCGAATATTACAAGGGGCTAGATGCTGCAACCGACAAGGCTATAGCACTTGCTAGTGGTGAATATGTAAATGACCTTCCCAAAAGCGCTGAAAATCCTTACGGATTTCTTTTTGTGATAGCCATTATGCTCCTCATTTTTGGTGTGGTAATGTGGTTAAAGGTTATAGAAGTAAAAAGGTATGCGCACTTGAATAGTGTTCCGTTCTGGACGGCATGGGAAATCTTAAATGCAGCCCAAGCGCGTAAGCGTGGCCAATGGAAAAAATTTAACGACCGCAGTGGTGGCATGTTCTTTCCTGGAGGTTTCTTAGGTGGTGGTGGCAGCTCAGGTAGTGGTGGTGGCGGCTTCGGTGGTTTTGGTGGCGGTGGTTTTGGTGGCGGTGGTGCAAGTGGCGATTGGTAATTGCAGTAACCGTTAGCATTTACCTTGCTTATGCATTTAGCCTCGCAATCAATTTAAGCAATAGTTTTTTTGTGAATTAGTAATAGCATCAAAAATCTATCTTATAATAAAACAAAGGCAAAAAGCCCAATTGATATTCTTCTCTTAAGGGCGATTGGGTAGAAGTGACTGCAACCGGTACATACGTTAAACCAAGAATATTTTTTATACCTAATACATTCACCAGATCAACAGCAACTTCATGCGAAACTTTTTTTGCCTGAAACTTATATCCAAGTTTTACATCGACACGAAAATAATTTCTAAACTGCTTGATGTTTCGCAACGAATCAACAACCACCAGCTCGCCTTGCGCATTACTAGCAACTACATCAGCCGGTGTATAGCGTTGGCCACCTGCCCAGGTTACCTTGGCACCTGTCGAAATCATTTTTGATTTTGACTTTGTCAAATTGAATTCCTTACCTGCCATCGCATTAACAACAAAATTTCCATTAAAATCTGTATTACGTTTTATGCCATCGCTACCACTATAAGTTGAATTATATAACGATGTAGTTAGGAGAAAAAAGAACTCACGAGTAAAAAATCGTTCAAGAGTAAACTCCATCCCGTAATTATCGCCTGTGCCTTTGTTTACAAGTTTACCCGGAAAGATGCGCGAAAATGATGCCCCTTGATTTAGAATACTGTAAGAAGAAGAAATAATATCCACCGGCACATTGGTAAGATGCTGGTAATAAACTTCGGCCTTAATTCTGGAAAAGGGAGTGATAGCATAATCGTAACCTGCAACAACATGTTGGTTGGTAAAAAATCCAAGCTCCGAATTAAGCATGCTAGACACTCCGGGAGCATAGGTTTTCTGTGCAAAATAAAGGTAATAGGGAATTGCCTGATTATGGAGACCATATCCTAAAGAGAAGGAACTTCGATTGCCGGTTTGATAAGCTATGGAAAAGCGTGGCTCTATAGCTGTTGAGTTTTTATTGACCGAAAACCATTGCCCATGGACGCCTGCCTGCATAGTAATGCGATCATTAAATTTGTGTTTAAATAATATAAAGGGCTGCAGCATCACCGCCATACCCTTATAGTCGAGTCGCAAATTCCATACGCCAATATCTTCTAAAAATGTACTGTCGCTTAAATCATATTGATATCCATCGGCAATAATACCTGCTCGTAGCATACTCTTCTTGGATAGTCGCTTGTTGAGTGTGAAATTAAATGTGGCCTTATTGGTGATAAACAAATAATCAAGTTTATGTACCAGGGTATCTACGGTAAAATCAGGATTTCGGAACACCAACTCATGCATAGTTTTGGCTTTGGCTTGCTGCACTGCAATAACGGTTTTAGTATACGTATTATCATTCCACTGCTTGGTATGACTAATACCTGTAACAGCCGTGCGGGTTCTGAAATATTGATCGCGATCCTTATCACCATATAATTCACCTCCCGGATCAGTTTGATTACTAACCACAATATCAATTTTGCTAGTACCGCCAAAACCAAATATGGCAAACGTTCCTGCTTTGCCTGCCGGAAGATTGATACGAAAATTTGCATCCTGATATGCAGGCGCAGCATTGGTACCAATCTTAATTCCAATATCCTGAAATATTTTTAAGGTGGAATATCGGTAACCTACAAGGTAAGATGCTCCACTTTTTTTAGAAAGCGGTCCTTCGGCAAAAAGCTCAGTACCCAATAATCCAAACTGACCTGAAAACTCATGTTTTTCAGCATTCCCATTGCGTAGCTTAATGTCAAACACACCGGCAATGGCATTGCCATACTCTGCCGGAAATGCTCCGGTAAGAAAATCGCTGTTAGCAAACGTTTTGCTGTTAAGCAGATTGATGGCGCTACCTGTAGTGCCGGGTACAGCAAAGTGGTTAGGATTTACAACATCTATTCCCTCTATGCGCCATAAAACTCCATAGGGCGAATTGCCACGTATCACAATATCGTTGCGCGAATCATCGGCACCTTGCACGCCTGCAAAATTGCTTGCCATGCGCGCAGGGTCTTGCCTGCTGCCCGCATAGCGTTCGGTTTCTTCTACCGTAAAGTTGCGCGTGCTTACTAAGGTCATTTCATTATTTACCCCTTGTTTATTGCTTCCTGAAACCTCTATAGCCGCTATGTCTTCCACTTGCTGTTGCAATTCGATAGTCACTTGCACCTCCTTGCCCGAAGTTACATTTAAATAAATTTGCTTTTGGCTATACCCT from Bacteroidota bacterium includes the following:
- a CDS encoding TonB-dependent receptor, which encodes MNYLKHLLRISLVFLIPLFAWSQRIQSVRGIVIDSDIKSPLFGAIVKLAGDSATTTSTVTDVNGQFKIPNVPIGRYALSIKMLGYSQKQIYLNVTSGKEVQVTIELQQQVEDIAAIEVSGSNKQGVNNEMTLVSTRNFTVEETERYAGSRQDPARMASNFAGVQGADDSRNDIVIRGNSPYGVLWRIEGIDVVNPNHFAVPGTTGSAINLLNSKTFANSDFLTGAFPAEYGNAIAGVFDIKLRNGNAEKHEFSGQFGLLGTELFAEGPLSKKSGASYLVGYRYSTLKIFQDIGIKIGTNAAPAYQDANFRINLPAGKAGTFAIFGFGGTSKIDIVVSNQTDPGGELYGDKDRDQYFRTRTAVTGISHTKQWNDNTYTKTVIAVQQAKAKTMHELVFRNPDFTVDTLVHKLDYLFITNKATFNFTLNKRLSKKSMLRAGIIADGYQYDLSDSTFLEDIGVWNLRLDYKGMAVMLQPFILFKHKFNDRITMQAGVHGQWFSVNKNSTAIEPRFSIAYQTGNRSSFSLGYGLHNQAIPYYLYFAQKTYAPGVSSMLNSELGFFTNQHVVAGYDYAITPFSRIKAEVYYQHLTNVPVDIISSSYSILNQGASFSRIFPGKLVNKGTGDNYGMEFTLERFFTREFFFLLTTSLYNSTYSGSDGIKRNTDFNGNFVVNAMAGKEFNLTKSKSKMISTGAKVTWAGGQRYTPADVVASNAQGELVVVDSLRNIKQFRNYFRVDVKLGYKFQAKKVSHEVAVDLVNVLGIKNILGLTYVPVAVTSTQSPLREEYQLGFLPLFYYKIDF
- the tilS gene encoding tRNA lysidine(34) synthetase TilS, producing MHQIEQHINSVLEPAKNQDAIYLMAVSGGLDSMVLATILYKLNIKFAIAHCNFGLRNKESDDDEAFVALFCKEKKITCHTTRFETFAFAKAQKISTQMAARVLRYDWFQQLAATYNYKAIITAHHQDDSLETILINLSRNTGIGGLGGIQGQAGNVVRPLITISRQMILNYAKANKLAWREDSSNEKTDYLRNQIRLKTIPALQKISPGITSNLNVALHKVNSYLSLSNFEFKIWEAEHVSMRKGYFTIPSENCLQHDLAEDLAFYLLSEFGFKNSTLKEILLRSNQKGKRFYSEKYELLTTGTEWIINPYPKSKLTSNSFSKNNLNEFSSVSGNLFFTKTPIAEVDMAAIKSDNNKNIAHVDFDKLDNQICVRYFENGDKIKPLGMNGKQKKLSDIFIDAGYHLVKKQTTPLLCSREKIFWIAGLNLSEDYKITRDTTHVLKCTFAPDGF
- a CDS encoding LemA family protein; this encodes MTQYSEDVKSQWAQVENVYQRRADLIPNLVSTVQQYAEFEKSTLTAVIEARSRVSQIKIDASNITPEQLQKFQEAQGQLTSALSRLLVVSEQYPNLKANEQFMDLQKQLEGSENRITVERQKFNDIAKIYNVYIKSFPRNLLAGMYNFTERPYFQAEAGADKAPDVDKLFKR
- a CDS encoding TPM domain-containing protein, with the translated sequence MTIFTEEERNAILAAIAEAEKNTSGEIRVFIDDHCHQSSPLDKAAYTFNQLEMYNTKLRNGVLIYLSIQDRKFAIIGDTGIHDKVGDGFWHSTRDIIMEHLRTNKVTEGIIAGVREAGNALSKHFPFEKSDQNELPNNLIFGNN
- a CDS encoding anthranilate synthase component I family protein, which encodes MFANVSNKDTFLNLSQLESFILENQLGPVQIQIGYPKQSIVNKSGLIIGSAAKSQKFGLDDLLNQKLNDLDIDKKIRLALNLPQPEEKKAPTFESIIITPFEKYEVTFNTLMDEIRFGNIYEVNYCIQAQINNLELDGMRLFANLLTVTRAPYCNYTETKDELFMGFSPELFLQKKGNTLIAKPMKGTRKRIHDDQDKDNALIQELASSVKERAENVMIVDLMRNDMSKIAKPNSVKVTGLFEVETFATVHQMTSTITCELKNNIRFSEIIEAMFPTGSMTGAPKHSAMNLIEQTEHAPREWFAGCSGIIYENGDFDLSVNIRCLIYNKLSKKGVVWAGSAITAYANAKDEYNECLLKMKPILNALEINR